The Labilithrix sp. genome contains a region encoding:
- a CDS encoding RedB protein: protein MLAKRRIERRVVVALVVWAAAASGGLYAVAAHGARAGAAAEAPETLRAELHTSGRATIVVAAHPSCPCTRATLRELDRIARDTHGAADVVVLFAGSERDRVGVELRRAAEAIPGARVVDDPARAIAKSLGAHTSGTVLFYDADGALRFSGGITPSRGHEGDSAGADEIRALVAGATRGHATTPVFGCPLARTTP, encoded by the coding sequence ATGCTCGCCAAGCGTCGAATCGAACGGAGGGTCGTCGTCGCCCTCGTCGTGTGGGCGGCGGCCGCGTCGGGCGGGCTCTACGCCGTCGCGGCGCACGGCGCGCGGGCGGGCGCCGCGGCGGAGGCGCCGGAGACCCTCCGCGCCGAGCTCCACACGAGCGGCCGCGCCACGATCGTCGTCGCGGCGCACCCCTCCTGCCCGTGCACGCGCGCGACGCTGCGCGAGCTCGATCGCATCGCGCGCGACACCCACGGCGCCGCCGACGTCGTCGTCCTCTTCGCCGGGAGCGAACGCGATCGCGTCGGCGTCGAGCTGCGGCGCGCGGCGGAGGCGATCCCTGGAGCGCGCGTGGTCGACGATCCCGCGCGCGCGATCGCGAAGAGCCTCGGCGCCCACACCTCGGGCACGGTCCTCTTCTATGACGCCGACGGCGCGCTGCGCTTCTCCGGCGGCATCACCCCGTCGCGCGGACACGAAGGCGACAGCGCCGGCGCCGACGAGATCCGCGCGCTCGTCGCCGGCGCCACGCGCGGCCACGCCACCACCCCCGTCTTCGGTTGTCCGCTCGCACGAACCACACCATGA
- a CDS encoding response regulator — translation MIAASHPPAAVDAQIAARSAELFDAAYDHLARKVDRLFAFVFGAQWLFAIVLAFWRTPRAWNGAEASTHPHVWAAIFLGGLLTTLPVALVVLRPGAFVTRAVIAIAQMLFGTLLIHLTGGRIETHFHVFGSLAFIAFYRDFRVVALGTAVVVVDHVGRGLFFPESIYGAAVVEPLRWFEHAGWVVFEDVCLWFSCTRGVIEMKRIAKRHAKLERAKDVEVRCAGAVEANRAKSEFLANMSHEIRTPMTAIIGYADLLLDPETTASEQRAHIQTIRRNGEHLLSILNDILDLSKIEAGRMTMEAVPCSPSMIIVDVASLMRVRAAEKGLFFEVHYQTAIPETIKSDPTRLRQVVMNLVGNAIKFTKTGGIRLLARCVPDGADSRLEIEVVDTGIGMTQEQQAQLFQPFVQADSSTTRRFGGTGLGLVICRRLAHMLGGDISVDSSLGRGSSFRFTVATGDLEGVRMFEDLTEAGIPETGAVVTAERPFARLDASVLLAEDGLDNQVLIAKHLTRAGVTVTVVDNGQLALQKAMAAAMAGRPYDVILMDMQMPVMDGYAATSELRRKGYEGPIVALTAHAMAGDRERCIAAGCTDYLTKPIARKKLIDAVAEHAAKSPPHGVPLLETQHASGIVPVAGPEDAPLVSELAADADMTEIIHAFVKGLPDSIERAQVALASGDMVVLQRIAHQLKGAAGGYGFTPITEAAASLEDAVRKREANVSEKLSEVIGLCRRARAA, via the coding sequence ATGATCGCTGCATCCCATCCGCCCGCCGCCGTCGACGCCCAGATCGCCGCGCGCAGCGCCGAGCTCTTCGACGCCGCCTACGATCACCTCGCGCGCAAGGTCGACCGCCTCTTCGCCTTCGTCTTCGGCGCGCAGTGGCTCTTCGCGATCGTGCTCGCGTTCTGGCGGACGCCGCGCGCGTGGAACGGAGCGGAGGCGTCGACGCACCCGCACGTGTGGGCGGCGATCTTCCTCGGCGGGCTCCTCACCACGCTCCCGGTCGCGCTCGTCGTCCTCCGTCCCGGCGCGTTCGTCACGCGCGCGGTGATCGCGATCGCGCAGATGCTCTTCGGGACGCTCCTCATCCACCTCACCGGCGGGCGGATCGAGACGCACTTCCACGTGTTCGGATCGCTCGCCTTCATCGCGTTCTATCGCGACTTCCGCGTCGTCGCGCTCGGGACCGCGGTCGTCGTCGTCGACCACGTCGGCCGCGGGCTCTTCTTCCCCGAGAGCATCTATGGCGCCGCGGTGGTGGAGCCGCTGCGCTGGTTCGAGCACGCGGGCTGGGTCGTGTTCGAGGACGTCTGCCTCTGGTTCTCGTGCACGCGCGGCGTCATCGAGATGAAGCGCATCGCGAAGCGCCACGCGAAGCTCGAGCGCGCGAAGGACGTCGAGGTCCGCTGCGCCGGCGCGGTGGAGGCGAACCGCGCGAAGAGCGAGTTCCTCGCGAACATGAGCCACGAGATCCGCACGCCGATGACCGCGATCATCGGCTACGCCGACCTCCTCCTCGACCCGGAGACGACCGCGTCCGAGCAGCGCGCGCACATCCAGACGATCCGCCGCAACGGCGAGCACCTCCTCTCGATCCTCAACGACATCCTCGACCTCTCGAAGATCGAGGCCGGGCGCATGACGATGGAGGCGGTCCCGTGCTCCCCGAGCATGATCATCGTCGACGTCGCGTCGCTGATGCGCGTCCGCGCGGCGGAGAAGGGGCTCTTCTTCGAGGTCCACTACCAGACCGCGATCCCGGAGACGATCAAGAGCGACCCCACGCGCCTGCGCCAGGTCGTCATGAACCTCGTCGGCAACGCGATCAAGTTCACGAAGACGGGCGGCATCCGTCTCCTCGCGCGCTGCGTCCCCGACGGCGCCGACTCGCGCCTCGAGATCGAGGTCGTCGACACCGGGATCGGCATGACGCAGGAGCAGCAGGCGCAGCTCTTCCAGCCCTTCGTCCAGGCCGACTCGTCCACGACGCGCCGGTTCGGCGGCACCGGCCTCGGCCTCGTCATCTGCCGGCGCCTCGCGCACATGCTCGGCGGCGACATCTCCGTCGACAGCTCGCTCGGCCGCGGCTCGAGCTTCCGCTTCACGGTCGCGACCGGCGACCTCGAGGGGGTCCGCATGTTCGAGGACCTCACCGAGGCGGGGATCCCGGAGACGGGGGCGGTCGTCACGGCGGAGCGGCCGTTCGCGCGCCTCGACGCGTCGGTGCTCCTCGCCGAGGACGGCCTCGACAACCAGGTCCTCATCGCGAAGCACCTCACCCGCGCCGGCGTCACCGTCACGGTGGTCGACAACGGCCAGCTCGCGCTCCAGAAGGCGATGGCCGCGGCGATGGCCGGCCGCCCCTACGACGTGATCCTCATGGACATGCAGATGCCGGTGATGGACGGCTACGCCGCGACGTCGGAGCTCCGGCGAAAGGGCTACGAGGGCCCGATCGTCGCGCTCACCGCGCACGCGATGGCGGGCGATCGCGAGCGCTGCATCGCCGCGGGATGCACCGACTACCTGACGAAGCCGATCGCGCGGAAGAAGCTGATCGACGCCGTCGCCGAGCACGCGGCGAAGTCCCCGCCGCACGGCGTCCCGCTCCTCGAGACGCAGCACGCGAGCGGCATCGTCCCCGTCGCCGGCCCGGAGGACGCTCCGCTCGTCAGCGAGCTCGCCGCCGACGCCGACATGACCGAGATCATCCACGCCTTCGTGAAGGGCCTCCCCGACTCGATCGAGCGCGCGCAGGTCGCCCTCGCCTCTGGCGACATGGTCGTCCTCCAGCGCATCGCGCATCAGCTGAAGGGCGCCGCCGGCGGCTACGGCTTCACGCCGATCACGGAAGCGGCCGCCTCGCTCGAGGACGCGGTCCGGAAGCGTGAAGCGAACGTCTCGGAGAAGCTCTCCGAAGTGATTGGCCTTTGCCGCCGCGCTCGCGCGGCTTGA
- a CDS encoding diguanylate cyclase: MSTTVLVIDDAPDVHTLLAARLRPEGVQLLSAMGWREGFDLALSTLPDLILLDVDMPEHTGLDLCRTLKAEPRTADIPIIFLTGATDVNTKVHGFDLGAIDYVTKPFHPAELRARVRSALRTKRYQDLLGARAKLDALTGLHNRGFFDEFLASAIAEAIRLERPCSVVLIDLDRFKSLNDRFGHPFGDLVLQRAGELVAGCVRGGDAACRYGGEELVLVLPNVDSAIASRVAERVRSAFARLDLAPRGERIQVTASFGVAELREVGVRTPAELVAAADAALYHAKQNGRDRVEIARDAGAKAA; the protein is encoded by the coding sequence ATGAGCACCACCGTCCTCGTCATCGACGACGCGCCCGACGTCCACACCCTCCTCGCCGCGAGGCTCCGCCCAGAGGGCGTGCAGCTCTTGAGCGCGATGGGATGGCGGGAGGGCTTCGACCTCGCGCTGAGCACGCTGCCCGATCTGATCCTGCTCGACGTCGACATGCCGGAGCACACCGGCCTCGACCTGTGCCGGACGCTGAAGGCCGAGCCCCGCACCGCCGACATCCCGATCATCTTCCTCACCGGCGCCACCGACGTGAACACGAAGGTGCACGGCTTCGACCTCGGCGCGATCGACTACGTGACGAAGCCGTTCCACCCCGCCGAGCTCCGCGCGCGCGTGCGCTCGGCGCTGCGGACGAAGCGCTATCAGGACCTCCTCGGCGCGCGCGCGAAGCTCGACGCGCTCACCGGGCTCCACAACCGCGGCTTCTTCGACGAGTTCCTCGCGTCGGCGATCGCGGAGGCGATCCGGCTCGAGCGTCCCTGCTCGGTCGTCCTCATCGACCTCGATCGCTTCAAGTCGCTCAACGACCGCTTCGGCCATCCGTTCGGCGATCTCGTCCTCCAGCGCGCCGGCGAGCTCGTCGCGGGCTGCGTGCGCGGCGGCGACGCGGCGTGCCGCTACGGCGGCGAGGAGCTCGTGCTCGTCCTGCCGAACGTCGACTCCGCGATCGCGTCACGCGTCGCCGAGCGCGTCCGGAGCGCCTTCGCGAGGCTCGATCTCGCGCCGCGCGGCGAGCGGATCCAGGTCACCGCGAGCTTCGGCGTCGCCGAGCTGCGCGAGGTCGGCGTCCGCACCCCGGCCGAGCTCGTCGCCGCCGCCGACGCCGCGCTCTACCACGCAAAGCAGAACGGCCGCGACCGCGTGGAGATCGCCCGCGACGCGGGGGCGAAGGCGGCGTAG